From the genome of Colletotrichum destructivum chromosome 10, complete sequence, one region includes:
- a CDS encoding Putative peptidase S8/S53 domain, Fn3-like domain, peptidase S8, subtilisin, His-active, with translation MWSNVLRGLVLTSLAASISGAAARENQNNPSADATDGSDIIDDSSDIVPGAYIVEWETGAEDSSSFYQDLGLDVEHRRDLNFRLFKGASFRVQNASHDGDDADISRRIAEKPGVRSVWPVRTIRMPTPKPVAVGRNSKRSASGVGKRQDDPGDSDTFTPHVMTQVDKLRAEGFTGKGIRIGIVDSGIDYTHPALGGCFGEGCLVAYGWDLTGDDYFPPESPSPDPDPYDDCVGHGTHVAGIIAAQANEMGFTGAAPDVTLGMYRAWGCSGLTTNDVLLDAFNRAFEDGSDIISCSAGYYTGFANDPWAIAASRIVAQGVPVIVSPGNSGRSGLFLAASPATGVEVTAVGSVENTVTPLLLEAGSYIVGNGTDGVQPFGLVSGTPAFAENITLPLWAVSNNTVSANDACAALPDGTPDLSSRVVLLRVADTSECYSSTQVDNVAAKGARYLLFYSQSNSSIESIYAYADGIAGVGAITAAQGTHWINLLNEGKPVAVNIVASEAAGIRYEEVLNNVSGDLTSLTSSWGPTWEAVSKPQFTAPGGNILSTWPLTMGGYSVLSGTSMSTPLVAAIFALVGQARGTLDPVELRSVLSSTSTPRAWFDGTTVHDIPAPVAQQGSGVVQAHDAARAKTVLSISQISFNDTAHFVESHTFSIRNTADKDLTFTLGHTKAATAYTFAAGSRSASQFPNPVVDDWAELSFSASEIIVPAGSSAEITVSGTPPQNVNATQLPVYSGYVDITASNGESHIIPYLGIAGSLKDVPVFLEGPAFGTYLGYSNNPTPPNTTFTIPRPGTPPPPTGADFPSMVASLLFGSQIVRADVVALTETGLPTAAHFDIQSIGHLPGFPEPWVTRRNYRPGFLGSLADGTIVPEGTYKVVFSGLRAFGDASKKEDWDFAATVPFIIRYISE, from the exons ATGTGGTCGAACGTCCTTCGTGGCCTGGTCCTCACAAGCCTGGCCGCATCGATTTCGGGGGCCGCGGCGAGGGAAAACCAAAACAACCCGTCGGCCGATGCAACGGATGGTTCGGATATCATCGACGACTCCTCCGACATCGTTCCCGGCGCCTATATCGTCGAATGGGAGACCGGCGCCGAAGACTCATCCAGCTTCTACCAGGACCTCGGACTCGACGTCGAACACCGCCGAGACCTCAATTTTCGGCTCTTCAAGGGCGCTTCGTTCCGCGTGCAAAACGCCTCgcacgatggcgacgacgcggatATCTCACGGcgcatcgccgagaagcCGGGCGTGAGAAGCGTCTGGCCCGTGAGAACGATCCGCATGCCGACGCCAAAGCCGGTTGCCGTCGGGAGAAACTCGAAGCGCTCCGCGTCTGGCGTCGGAAAGCGTCAAGACGACCCGGGCGACTCGGACACGTTTACGCCGCACGTCATGACCCAGGTCGACAAGCTCCGTGCCGAAGGCTTCACCGGGAAGGGCATCCgcatcggcatcgtggaCAGCGGCATCGACTACACCCACCCGGCTCTCGGCGGCTGCTTCGGAGAAGGGTGTTTGGTTGCCTACGGCTGGGATCTCACGGGGGACGACTACTTTCCTCCCGAGAGCCCGTCGCCGGACCCGGACCCGTACGACGACTGCGTCGGCCACGGGACGCATGTtgccggcatcatcgccgcccagGCCAACGAGATGGgcttcaccggcgccgcgccGGACGTCACGCTCGGCATGTACCGGGCCTGGGGCTGTAGCGGGTTGACCACCAACGACGTCCTCCTGGACGCCTTCAACCGTGCGTTCGAGGACGGGAGCGATATCATCTCCTGCTCCGCGGGCTATTACACGGGATTCGCCAACGATCCGTGGGCCAtcgccgcgtcgaggatTGTGGCCCAAGGCGTGCCTGTCATCGTGTCTCCGGGAAACTCGGGTCGATCCGGCCTGTTTctggccgcctcgcccgcaACGGGTGTCGAAGTCACGGCTGTCGGATCCGTGGAGAATACCGTGACGCCGCTACTTCTTGAGGCCGGGTCGTATATTGTTGGCAACGGCACCGATGGCGTTCAACCCTTCGGTCTTGTCAGCGGAACCCCGGCGTTTGCGGAGAATATCACCCTGCCTCTATGGGCagtcagcaacaacaccgtttccgccaacgacgcctgTGCAGCATTGCCGGATGGCACGCCCGACCTCTCATCCAGGGTCGTTCTTCTCCGTGTGGCTGATACATCGGAGTGCTACTCTTCAACGCAAGTTGACAACGTCGCGGCTAAAGGTGCCAGGTATCTTTTGTTCTACAGCCAATCCAACTC GTCTATCGAGTCAATTTACGCCTATGCCGATGGCATTGCTGGAGTTGGAGCTATCACCGCTGCCCAAGGAACTCACTGGATCAACCTCTTGAACGAAGGCAAACCCGTGGCTGTCAACATCGTGGCCTCTGAGGCTGCCGGCATACGATATGAGGAAGTCCTTAACAACGTCTCCGGCGACCTGACCAGTTTGACGTCTTCATGGGGCCCAACCTGGGAAGCCGTGTCTAAGCCGCAGTTCACCGCGCCGGGAGGAAACATTCTCTCAACCTGGCCCTTGACTATGGGAGGCTACTCGGTCCTATCGGGGACGTCAATGTCAACGCCCCTCGTCGCGGCCATCTTCGCTCTCGTCGGACAGGCGCGAGGTACACTGGATCCCGTTGAGCTGCGCAGTGTCCTCTCTTCCACCTCCACACCCAGAGCCTGGTTCGACGGCACGACGGTCCACGATATCCCGGCACCCGTCGCGCAGCAGGGCTCTGGCGTCGTTCAAGCACACGACGCCGCGCGTGCGAAGACAGTTCTGAGCATCAGCCAGATCTCCTTCAACGACACGGCTCACTTTGTCGAGAGCCACACCTTCAGCATTAGAAACACCGCCGACAAAGACTTGACCTTCACGCTAGGGCACACCAAGGCCGCTACCGCGTacaccttcgccgccggctcaCGGTCTGCTTCTCAGTTCCCCAACCCGGTGGTTGATGACTGGGCAGAGCTTTCGTTCTCCGCCAG TGAGATTATTGTACCTGCAGGCTCATCGGCTGAGATCACGGTCAGCGGCACTCCGCCACAGAACGTGAACGCCACCCAGCTTCCGGTCTACAGCGGATATGTCGATATCACCGCAAGCAACGGCGAGTCTCACATCATCCCTtacctcggcatcgccgggAGTCTGAAGGATGTTCCCGTATTCCTGGAGGGACCCGCGTTCGGTACCTATCTAGGCTACTCCAACAATCCAACCCCACCCAACACGACTTTCACGATTCCGAGACCGGGCACGCCTCCTCCCCCTACCGGTGCCGATTTCCCCAGCATGGTTGCGAGCCTGCTCTTTGGGTCACAAATCGTTCGAGCGGACGTGGTGGCGTTGACGGAAACCGGactcccgacggcggcgcacTTTGACATCCAAAGCATTGGGCATCTGCCAGGGTTCCCTGAGCCATGGGTCACTCGGAGGAACTACAGGCCGGGATTCCTGGGGAGTCTGGCCGACGGGACAATCGTTCCGGAGGGAACTTACAAGGTCGTGTTCAGCGGGTTGAGAGCTTTTGGTGATGCTTCAAAGAAGGAAGATTGGGACTTCGCGGCTACGGTCCCGTTCATTATCAGATACATATCAGAGTAG
- a CDS encoding Putative arylamine N-acetyltransferase, papain-like cysteine peptidase superfamily, with protein sequence MSGTLPPAAYDTSHIGEFERYVQLPEKYLHNNQPAHTLAYLTALHVHTISTIPYENLSLHYSETRVVDLDPQRLFEKLVTDGRGRGGYCMEVSIFFNHILRALGFQAYMTGVRIRLRKDGVPSGDHIGWTHMVSIVALPDGSQYMIDVAFGGDGATKPIPLLHGQSVQNLGPQEVRLVRDHIANQVHRTEASKLWIYQYRNGPEREWNSFYAFSEFEFLQPDFKVMNWYTSTSPDSFQRFTPLVVKFLRGKKDVDAGNPDADEEIVGKRMLAVATVKENLGGRTRIVQECKTEEERVKALAEWFHIRLSEEERAGIRGHWTEIQ encoded by the exons ATGTCAGGGACGCTGCCTCCGGCAGCATATGACACAAGTCACATCGGTGAATTCGAGAGATATGTCCAGCTTCCCGAGAAGTACCTCCACAACAACCAACCAGCCCATACTTTGGCCTATCTTACGGCACTTCATGTCCACACAATCTCAACGATTCCGTACGAGAACCTCTCACTGCACTACTCCGAGACCCGTGTAGTGGATCTGGATCCGCAGCGGCTTTTCGAAAAACTGGTTACCGatggccggggccggggcggcTACTGCATGGAAGTCAGCATCTTCTTCAACCACATCCTGAGAGCCCTCGGCTTCCAGGCGTACATGACGGGTGTGAGAATCCGTCTTCGAAAAGACGGGGTCCCGAGCGGGGATCACATTGGCTG GACGCACATGGTGAGCATCGTTGCTCTGCCGGATGGTTCCCAGTACATGATCGACGTGGCTttcggcggtgacggtgctACGAAACCGATACCACTACTTCATGGACAGTCAGTGCAGAACCTAGGTCCTCAAGAAGTGCGTCTCGTACGTGACCACATCGCAAACCAAGTACATAGGACAGAAGCATCGAAGCTATGGATCTACCAATACCGCAACGGTCCCGAGAGGGAGTGGAACTCATTTTACGCATTCTCCGAGTTTGAGTTCCTGCAGCCAGACTTCAAGGTGATGAACTGGTACACGAGCACATCTCCCGACTCCTTCCAGCGATTTACGCCACTGGTTGTGAAGTTCctgagagggaagaaggacgTTGACGCTGGGAACCCGGACGCGGATGAGGAGATTGTTGGTAAGCGgatgttggcggtggcgacTGTGAAGGAAAACCTGGGAGGCAGAACACGCATTGTGCAGGAGTGCAAGaccgaggaagagagggtAAAGGCGTTGGCAGAGTGGTTCCATATCCGCCTGTCTGAGGAAGAGAGGGCTGGGATAAGAGGGCATTGGACGGAGATTCAATAG
- a CDS encoding Putative major facilitator superfamily, MFS transporter superfamily, whose protein sequence is MPGSIREIQPQGTLTDEKSVSVLNEGKDSATPSVTEVLQKTPKSSWKSYIWDTFDKSPEERRFLFKLDAVLMTLASLGYFIKYLDQVNINNAFVSGMKEDLGLYGNELNYMQVCWTVGYVVGEIPSNMLLTRIRPGIWIPLCEVTWSVLTILLVKCETATQIYVLRFFIGLAESTFYPGMQYIIGSWYRKDELAKRSCLFHAMGNVGSMVSGYLMAGSHNLDGVHGYEGWQWLFILWQVFYKKPGSSQITNNFFSTIVSLPIAISGFFFMPDLPEITKAWYFTPEEIALAKKRMELEGRAQRAPYNKAKFIKIFSSWHIWTLVTLYIIFNNGNGGISQPAFPLWLKAEGYSVREVNIYPTIAEVVAIITTLIYAWTSDSLFKGARWPAMVFSGVVKIIAYVPLTIWDVPNSLKWACFILCGFGGGISGLTFAWAHEICSDDNEERALVTGAMNQMAYVFQAWLPLIIWQQVEAPAYPKGYPSMIALSVALIVIAFVIRFLHKREIRLKATAGPSVA, encoded by the exons ATGCCGGGCTCCATCCGGGAAATCCAGCCGCAAGGCACGTTGACCGACGAGAAGTCCGTTTCGGTGCTCAACGAGGGAAAAGACAGCGCGACACCTTCTGTCACAGAGGTCCTCCAGAAAACGCCCAAGAGCTCGTGGAAGTCGTACATATGGGACACCTTCGACAAGTCTCCCGAAGAGCGTCGGTTTCTCTTCAAGCTCGATGCGGTCTTGATGACGCTGGCTTCTCTGGGATACTTCATTAAGTACCTCGACCAG GTCAACATCAACAATGCCTTTGTTTCCGGGATGAAGGAGGATTTGGGACTCTATGGTAACGAATTGAACTACATGCAGGTTTGCTGGACAGTTGGCTATGTTGTTGGTGAGATTCCAAG TAACATGCTATTGACACGAATCCGACCTGGAATCTGGATTCCACTGTGCGAG GTCACGTGGTCTGTCCTTACCATTCTTCTCGTCAAATGCGAGACAGCCACTCAAATCTACGTCCTGCGGTTTTTTATTGGTCTGGCCGAGAGCACCTTCTATCCGGGAATGCAGTACATCATTGGCTCCTGGTACCGCAAGGACGAGTTGGCCAAACGGTCGTGTCTGTTCCACGCCATGGGCAACGTCGGCTCCATGGTATCCGGCTACCTCATGGCCGGCTCCCACAACTTGGACGGCGTTCACGGATATGAAGGATGGCAGTGGTTATTCATTCTATGGCAAGTTTTCTACAAGAAACCTGGCTCCTCTCAAATTACTAACAATTTTTTCAGCACCATTGTGTCGCTGCCCATCGCCATTTCAGGGTTCTTCTTCATGCCTGACTTGCCGGAGATCACAAAGGCCTGGTACTTCACGCCCGAGGAGATCGCCCTGGCTAAGAAACGCATGGAGTTGGAAGGTCGGGCGCAGCGGGCGCCGTACAACAAGGCCAAGTTCATCAAGATCTTCTCCAGCTGGCACATCTGGACGCTGGTGACCCTCTACATCATCTTCAACAACGGAAACGGCGGTATCTCACAGCCGGCCTTCCCACTCTggctcaaggccgagggctACAGCGTGCGGGAGGTCAACATCTATCCTACgatcgccgaggtcgtcgccatcatcaccacgCTGATTTACGCGTGGACCTCTGACAGCCTTTTCAAAGGCGCGCGCTGGCCGGCCATGGTGTTCTCGGGCGTCGTCAAGATCATCGCGTACGTCCCGCTCACGATCTGGGACGTCCCGAACAGCCTCAAGTGGGCGTGCTTCATCCTGTGCGgtttcggcggcggcatcagcGGTCTCACGTTCGCCTGGGCCCACGAGATCTGcagcgacgacaacgaggagAGAGCGCTAGTTACGGGCGCCATGAACCAGATGGCATATGTGTTCCAGGCTTGGCTCCCTCTCATCATCTGGCAGCAGGTCGAGGCCCCGGCATACCCCAAGGGTTACCCGAGCATGATTGCGCTCTCTGTGGCTCTGATTGTCATTGCCTTCGTCATCCGGTTCCTTCACAAGAGAGAGATCCGATTGAAGGCCACCGCAGGGCCGAGCGTTGCTTGA
- a CDS encoding Putative EF-hand domain pair, EF-Hand 1, calcium-binding protein: MANLLDVKGLDPKLTEKAPRPSNMKIIPADDDGPGFATAVPMCPITYRRQPASKAGKVIDSPGVPHANCAPSMDKPKGSVEYTEKYKNYTVLQQHVLFWDRNNDGFITPVDVWVGFRDLGFNPAACLMAATVIPFVFSYGTILQYSFIPDPLFRLYIGGLHNAKHGSDSGIYDGEGRFIPQRFEDIFANHSARKDDTLTLGEVIELMRKSRCAFDPFGWTVSFFEWATTWVLLAKDGRVHKEDLRRVYDGSLFWEVRDKRHSGEGWNQGWGIGGDGFFGYRRRFKL, encoded by the exons ATGGCCAACCTCTTGGATGTTAAGGGGCTGGACCCCAAACTCACGGAAAAGGCGCCGCGACCAAGCAACATGAAGATCAtccccgccgacgacgacgggccggGGTTCGCTACCGCGGTCCCGATGTGCCCCATCACCTATCGGCGGCAGCCAGCATCGAAAGCTGGCAAGGTGATCGATTCGCCGGGCGTGCCTCATGCGAATTGTGCTCCCTCCATGGACAAGCCTAAAGGCAGTGTTGAATACACGGAGAAGTACAAGAACTAT ACGGTATTGCAGCAGCATGTGCTGTTCTGGGACCGCAACAACGACGGCTTCATCACTCCCGTCGATGTTTGGGTCGGCTTCCGCGATCTGGGCTTCAACCCCGCCGCATGCCTGATGGCTGCGACCGTCATTCCGTTTGTATTTTCCTACGGGACCATCTTGCAGTACTCGTTTATCCCGGATCCGCTTTTCAGGCTCTACATCGGGGGCTTGCACAATGCCAAG CACGGATCTGACTCCGGAATCTACGATGGCGAGGGAAGGTTCATCCCTCAACGGTTTGAGGACATTTTCGCAAACCACAGCGCTCGGAAAGATGATACCCTAACGCTGGGTGAGGTGATTGAGTTGATGAGAAAGAGCCGATGCGCATTCGATCCGTTTGGT TGGACAGTGTCGTTTTTCGAATGGGCCACCACCTGGGTGCTCTTAGCCAAGGACGGTAGAGTTCACAAAGAGGATCTGAGAAGGGTCTACGAT GGCTCGCTCTTTTGGGAAGTCCGGGACAAGAGGCATTCGGGTGAAGGATGGAACCAAGGCTGGGGAATTGGAGGGGATGGGTTTTTCGGATACCGACGTAGGTTCAAGCTATGA